In the Desulfovulcanus ferrireducens genome, one interval contains:
- a CDS encoding DUF4911 domain-containing protein, with protein MLNNYSKRLYLQVDRKNIALFKFFLEGYDNLAYLTVVDKYKAVLQLVFSHELEKFVHDFIKNIKSDIPVKIVYDTRCACKNSLFAGNVEF; from the coding sequence ATGCTAAATAATTATTCTAAGCGCCTATATTTGCAGGTTGATAGGAAAAATATTGCTTTATTTAAATTTTTTTTAGAAGGATATGATAATTTAGCTTACTTAACAGTAGTAGACAAATACAAGGCTGTTTTACAGCTTGTTTTTAGTCATGAGTTAGAAAAATTTGTTCATGATTTTATAAAAAATATAAAAAGTGATATTCCTGTTAAAATAGTATATGATACAAGATGCGCCTGCAAAAATTCCCTTTTTGCAGGCAATGTTGAATTTTGA
- a CDS encoding M24 family metallopeptidase, which translates to MDIKYQNRLDKVREIIFNSGLDYFFISSAANRYYLSGFELHDPQCNESSGYLLITKDNFYLLTDPRYEEAAKRILPEDNIFIYRQNKYERIINFLKEIGVKRFGFESVYLSYDFYDQLNKHFELVPLKNVVEQVRMIKDKDEVKSLQRSCALNHKVFEQIELFLTTGKTEAEIAWEVEKLFRTGGATELSFSTIVAVGPNAALPHAIPGKTKIVRNCPVLIDMGARVDDYCSDQTRTFWVGDSPSKEFLRTMELVKKAQEKAIKEIYPGLPIKDAYYIAKAFFQEYGVDKYFTHGLGHGIGLETHEPPAIGPLAKGVFKPGMVVTIEPGLYYPKWGGVRWEYMVLITDNGAEIL; encoded by the coding sequence ATGGATATAAAATATCAGAATAGGTTGGATAAAGTTAGAGAAATAATTTTTAATTCTGGCCTTGATTATTTTTTCATTTCCAGTGCTGCCAATAGGTATTATCTTAGTGGTTTTGAGCTCCATGATCCTCAGTGTAATGAATCATCAGGATATTTACTTATAACCAAAGATAATTTTTATCTCTTAACAGACCCGCGTTATGAAGAAGCTGCAAAGAGAATTTTACCTGAAGATAATATATTTATATATAGACAAAATAAATATGAAAGAATAATAAATTTTTTAAAGGAAATTGGTGTAAAACGTTTTGGCTTTGAATCTGTTTATTTGTCTTATGATTTTTATGACCAATTAAATAAACATTTTGAATTAGTTCCTCTTAAAAATGTAGTCGAACAGGTTAGAATGATTAAAGATAAGGACGAAGTTAAGTCCTTGCAAAGATCTTGTGCACTTAATCATAAGGTATTTGAACAGATTGAATTATTTTTGACTACAGGTAAAACAGAAGCTGAAATTGCATGGGAAGTTGAAAAATTATTCAGGACCGGGGGGGCAACTGAACTTAGTTTTTCAACTATAGTTGCTGTTGGTCCCAATGCTGCTTTACCCCATGCAATTCCGGGAAAAACAAAAATAGTTAGAAATTGTCCGGTACTTATTGATATGGGAGCGCGAGTTGACGATTATTGCTCGGATCAGACCAGAACTTTTTGGGTAGGAGACAGTCCTAGTAAAGAGTTTCTCAGAACCATGGAGCTTGTAAAAAAAGCACAAGAAAAGGCTATAAAAGAAATTTATCCGGGATTACCTATAAAGGATGCATATTATATTGCGAAAGCTTTTTTTCAGGAGTATGGTGTAGATAAATATTTTACTCATGGGTTGGGACATGGAATTGGTTTGGAGACACATGAACCACCTGCCATTGGACCTCTTGCCAAAGGTGTTTTTAAGCCGGGAATGGTAGTAACCATTGAACCTGGTCTTTACTATCCCAAGTGGGGTGGAGTCAGATGGGAATATATGGTTTTAATCACGGATAACGGTGCCGAAATTTTATAG
- a CDS encoding homocysteine biosynthesis protein, with protein sequence MAIKRTISEINDKIKKGKAVVLNAREMAKLVREKGKKKAAQEVDVVTTGTFSPMCSSGMLFNFGHQPPLIKASKVWLNGVPSYAGLAAVDAYLGVTEPAEDDPLNKVYPGQFKYGGGHVIEELVRGKSVRLKAIAYGTDCYPRRELEKDITLAELKDAILLNPRNCYQNYNCAVNKTNKIIYTYMGPLRPNLGNLNFATSGELSPLFNDPYFKTIGLGTKILLGGGIGYVIGAGTQHNPNPVRNKRGIPMRPSGTLMVKGDLKQMNARFLRGVSIVGYGCSMAVGVGIPIPILNEEMAWYTGVSDEDIQMPVIDYGVDYGQGKAKVIKYVTYAELKSGQVEVEGKKVSTVPVTSYALSLEVADLLKEWIESGEFLLTEAQEKIESN encoded by the coding sequence ATGGCAATTAAGCGAACTATTTCGGAAATAAATGATAAAATTAAAAAAGGCAAAGCCGTTGTTTTAAATGCCAGGGAGATGGCCAAGCTGGTTAGAGAAAAGGGGAAGAAAAAAGCTGCTCAAGAGGTTGATGTTGTCACCACCGGGACTTTTTCACCTATGTGTTCATCCGGGATGTTGTTTAATTTTGGCCATCAACCGCCACTTATTAAAGCTTCAAAGGTATGGTTAAATGGGGTTCCTTCCTATGCTGGTCTTGCTGCTGTTGACGCTTATTTAGGAGTTACAGAACCTGCAGAAGATGATCCTCTGAATAAGGTTTATCCGGGGCAATTTAAATATGGCGGTGGTCATGTTATTGAAGAACTTGTGCGCGGAAAATCTGTTCGTTTAAAAGCCATAGCTTATGGGACTGATTGCTATCCAAGAAGAGAATTGGAAAAGGATATTACTCTTGCTGAGCTCAAAGATGCAATTTTGCTCAATCCTCGTAATTGTTATCAAAACTATAATTGTGCTGTTAATAAGACCAATAAAATAATATATACTTATATGGGTCCATTGAGACCAAATCTGGGTAATCTTAATTTTGCAACATCTGGGGAATTAAGCCCGTTATTTAATGATCCTTATTTTAAAACCATAGGGTTGGGGACAAAGATTTTACTGGGCGGCGGCATTGGTTATGTTATTGGTGCCGGGACGCAGCATAACCCTAATCCGGTGCGAAATAAACGAGGAATCCCCATGCGGCCATCCGGAACATTAATGGTAAAAGGTGATTTAAAACAAATGAACGCTAGATTTTTGCGTGGAGTAAGTATAGTTGGTTATGGTTGTTCAATGGCCGTGGGGGTTGGCATTCCTATTCCTATTCTCAACGAAGAAATGGCTTGGTATACGGGTGTAAGTGATGAGGATATCCAGATGCCAGTTATAGATTATGGTGTTGATTATGGACAGGGAAAAGCTAAGGTTATTAAATATGTTACTTATGCTGAATTAAAGTCAGGCCAGGTTGAGGTAGAAGGTAAAAAGGTATCTACAGTTCCTGTAACCAGTTATGCCCTTTCTCTGGAAGTGGCGGATCTGCTCAAAGAATGGATCGAATCCGGTGAATTTTTATTAACCGAAGCTCAAGAAAAAATTGAATCCAATTAA
- the larE gene encoding ATP-dependent sacrificial sulfur transferase LarE has protein sequence MNPINNTVGQVKIFGQAKLDSLYNFLNKYPGFIIALSGGIDSRFLTFFSHIFELNYQAVTFYGPHLTDYEIDFVKRWVEKHKIKHNFVYFDPLKFRLISSNTKDRCYFCKKEIFTLLKRNYGKYGYIIIDGTNYSDLKKYRPGIRALNELKIISPLADFFIEKNDIKFLGNIIGLDFLDQYSRSCLLTRFDYNIKINKTYLLRLREIENFLLNLGLLNFRVRVLKNKIFLQVDDFFKELFFSYKKKIDIRFNDLFKRDYELMFSNNISGYFDKKGL, from the coding sequence TTGAATCCAATTAATAATACGGTTGGCCAGGTAAAAATTTTTGGTCAGGCTAAACTCGATAGTTTGTATAATTTTTTAAACAAATACCCTGGGTTTATAATTGCCCTGTCAGGTGGTATTGATAGTCGGTTTCTGACTTTTTTTAGTCATATTTTTGAACTTAATTACCAGGCAGTAACCTTTTATGGACCTCATTTAACCGATTATGAAATAGATTTTGTTAAGAGATGGGTAGAAAAACACAAGATAAAACATAATTTTGTATATTTTGATCCTTTGAAATTTAGGCTAATTAGTTCTAATACAAAGGATAGGTGTTATTTTTGTAAAAAAGAAATATTCACTCTTTTAAAGCGAAACTATGGAAAATATGGTTATATAATTATTGATGGGACTAATTATTCGGATTTAAAAAAATATAGACCTGGAATAAGAGCCTTAAATGAACTGAAAATTATAAGCCCGCTCGCAGATTTTTTTATTGAAAAAAATGATATAAAATTTTTAGGTAACATTATAGGGCTTGATTTTTTAGATCAGTATTCTAGGTCGTGTCTTTTGACTAGATTTGATTATAATATAAAAATTAATAAAACTTATTTATTAAGGTTAAGAGAGATTGAAAATTTTTTACTGAATCTGGGTTTATTAAATTTTAGAGTTAGAGTTTTAAAAAATAAAATTTTTTTACAGGTAGATGATTTTTTTAAGGAATTATTTTTTTCTTATAAGAAAAAAATAGATATCCGGTTTAACGATCTTTTTAAAAGAGATTATGAGCTGATGTTTTCTAATAATATTTCAGGTTATTTTGATAAAAAAGGTTTATAA
- a CDS encoding DnaA ATPase domain-containing protein, giving the protein MSDIKEKIKKILIKNNFSEKTLKMWFDPLNIEKDEKKIYIIFQHKFLFDNYKIKFKDIIENEINLDFEYKIISLNTNNKILKNFKKKIKENNKNLNYDFTFKNFIYNKKNLFPIVSAKEICNHNSAKFNPFVIYGESSTGKTHLLKAIVNEILKNKHNSKILFINSDDLNNKYIVKFKRNHITFKQYIDNYDYLIVDDFQEVLNFDSLQKELVTIFDLFYEQKKQMIFSYTGKYLLLDRLDKKLKSRLEWGLIVNLKKPDLEIRTKFIRKFCDDKKIKLSNEQILILAQKFKNLRNIKGILLKILAYTQLINNNLREKEFFSILNTVQEKRADNLTFDNIIDIVADEMNLERDDILSSKREKKIVKARQVSMFLCRKLLKYSYPEIGKIFGGKDHSTVIYSVKKIQRLKEDSRFMKSLLKNLEQKCSSQEK; this is encoded by the coding sequence ATGTCTGATATTAAAGAAAAAATAAAAAAAATACTCATAAAAAATAATTTTTCTGAAAAAACACTAAAAATGTGGTTTGATCCATTAAATATTGAAAAAGATGAAAAAAAAATATATATAATATTCCAACATAAATTTTTATTTGATAACTATAAAATCAAGTTTAAAGATATAATTGAAAACGAAATTAATTTAGACTTTGAATACAAAATCATATCATTAAACACCAATAATAAAATATTAAAAAATTTTAAGAAAAAAATTAAAGAAAATAATAAAAATTTAAATTACGATTTTACATTTAAAAATTTTATTTATAACAAAAAAAATCTTTTTCCAATTGTATCAGCTAAGGAAATATGCAATCACAACTCAGCAAAGTTTAATCCATTTGTAATTTATGGAGAAAGCTCAACAGGAAAAACACACCTATTAAAAGCAATTGTAAATGAAATTTTAAAAAATAAACATAATAGTAAAATACTATTTATCAATTCAGACGATTTGAACAATAAATATATTGTAAAATTTAAAAGAAATCATATTACATTTAAACAATATATAGATAATTATGACTACCTAATTGTAGATGACTTTCAAGAAGTATTAAATTTTGATAGTCTACAAAAAGAATTAGTTACAATTTTTGATTTGTTTTATGAACAAAAAAAACAAATGATTTTCAGTTATACTGGCAAGTATTTACTATTGGATAGACTTGATAAAAAGCTAAAATCCCGTCTAGAATGGGGTTTAATTGTAAATCTGAAAAAACCAGATCTAGAAATTAGAACTAAATTTATACGTAAATTTTGTGACGATAAAAAAATAAAATTATCTAATGAACAAATTTTAATTCTTGCACAAAAATTTAAAAATTTGAGAAATATAAAAGGTATCCTTTTAAAAATTTTAGCTTACACACAGCTCATAAATAATAACCTGAGAGAAAAAGAATTTTTTTCCATTTTAAATACAGTACAGGAGAAAAGAGCAGACAACTTAACCTTTGATAATATTATAGACATTGTAGCAGATGAAATGAACCTGGAAAGGGATGATATCCTTTCCTCAAAAAGAGAAAAAAAGATTGTCAAAGCCAGACAGGTGAGCATGTTTTTATGTCGTAAATTACTGAAATATTCATATCCAGAAATAGGAAAAATTTTTGGGGGAAAAGATCATAGTACCGTCATTTATAGTGTAAAAAAAATTCAAAGATTAAAAGAAGATAGCCGATTTATGAAATCTTTGTTAAAAAATCTGGAACAAAAATGTTCCTCACAAGAAAAATAG
- the dnaN gene encoding DNA polymerase III subunit beta, with protein sequence MYIKFIREDVIEGLQKSSGIIPAKTGAAFLRTIWLEAKEDKLKIRATDSNIEFTGNYPAIVGEEGLVGVQGKTFADLIRKLKPGEISLRLKENILIVEQGKRRYRLPTSDPSWFQNFENFPNENKVLWSGDILKEIIQKISFCISDDDTMEGMTCMSFKAVSNDHIEICGLNGHQFALLKFKNEDIHRILPEDGFLISKKFLTELKKWLSEDEIEISLSNKRLFFRTQENKEIFSFPLSVYNFPDYHELLNKYEDHFNSVLEINKDDLIESLDRLMIFNSETSSTYFKLNENELLLYVEGTDIGEAYESLPCNYKGTIKNIVLLTKDVIDILNHFDSKIVKFHFSGQTEPCKITGDEDYSYMVITMPVEIEEEVYYTEEEVE encoded by the coding sequence ATGTATATTAAGTTTATTAGAGAAGATGTCATTGAAGGTTTACAAAAGTCATCAGGCATAATTCCTGCCAAGACAGGTGCAGCTTTTTTAAGAACTATCTGGCTTGAAGCTAAAGAAGATAAACTTAAGATAAGGGCTACTGACTCGAATATTGAATTCACTGGAAATTATCCGGCAATTGTCGGAGAAGAGGGCTTGGTCGGAGTACAAGGTAAGACTTTTGCCGATCTAATACGAAAATTGAAGCCAGGCGAAATTAGTCTTCGACTTAAGGAAAATATTTTAATCGTGGAACAGGGAAAAAGAAGGTATCGTCTTCCGACAAGTGATCCATCGTGGTTTCAAAATTTTGAAAATTTTCCAAATGAAAACAAAGTGTTATGGTCAGGTGATATCTTGAAGGAAATTATTCAAAAAATTTCCTTTTGTATAAGTGATGATGATACTATGGAAGGTATGACTTGTATGAGTTTTAAAGCTGTAAGCAATGACCATATAGAAATCTGTGGATTAAATGGACATCAATTTGCGTTGCTTAAATTTAAAAACGAAGATATTCATAGAATTTTACCAGAAGATGGTTTTTTAATCTCTAAAAAATTTCTTACAGAGTTAAAAAAATGGTTGTCTGAAGATGAAATAGAAATAAGTTTATCTAATAAAAGATTATTTTTCAGGACACAAGAAAATAAAGAAATATTTTCATTTCCTTTAAGTGTATATAACTTTCCTGATTACCATGAACTGTTAAATAAATATGAAGATCATTTTAACTCTGTTTTAGAAATAAACAAAGATGATCTGATTGAATCATTAGATAGGTTGATGATATTTAATTCGGAAACAAGTTCAACATATTTTAAGCTTAATGAAAATGAATTATTACTTTACGTAGAAGGAACCGATATAGGAGAAGCTTATGAGTCACTTCCATGTAATTACAAAGGAACTATAAAAAATATTGTCTTACTTACAAAGGATGTAATTGATATTTTAAATCACTTTGACTCTAAAATAGTAAAATTTCATTTCTCAGGACAAACCGAACCATGTAAAATTACAGGTGATGAAGACTATAGTTATATGGTAATAACAATGCCCGTTGAGATTGAAGAGGAAGTTTATTATACAGAAGAAGAGGTAGAGTAA
- a CDS encoding Trm112 family protein — protein sequence MTLNKDLLDILACPKCKGDLILTQKEDGLICETCSLVYPIKEEIPIMLIEEAIKLDEWKKKAQQ from the coding sequence ATGACCTTAAACAAAGATCTGTTAGATATTTTAGCTTGCCCAAAATGCAAAGGTGATTTGATTCTAACTCAGAAAGAAGACGGGTTAATTTGTGAAACGTGCTCACTGGTTTATCCTATTAAAGAAGAAATACCTATTATGCTTATTGAGGAAGCAATAAAGTTAGATGAGTGGAAAAAAAAAGCTCAGCAATAG
- a CDS encoding TatD family hydrolase — protein MSKKKRRPLPEELNLPPGGIDSHAHLDLEQFGSDLDEIIERAQKCGLAAIGNVFLGPEAYLNNKDLFASYEQVFFILGTHPHDAKVFNNDTINKIEQIINQDSKIKAVGEIGLDFYYDFSPREAQVKAFQEQLELARELDLPVVIHSREAEKETVTILLDMGFKDKKVLWHCFGKGKDLAEELLGFGWTLSIPGTVTYRKNHQLQEAVQYIPLTSMVLETDCPFLTPEPYRGKRNEPALIGFTAQKIAQIKKISTSDVWITTARTCQKFFNL, from the coding sequence ATGTCTAAAAAGAAAAGAAGGCCATTACCTGAAGAACTTAATCTTCCACCAGGTGGAATTGACAGCCATGCTCACCTTGACCTGGAGCAGTTTGGTTCTGATTTGGATGAAATAATTGAGCGTGCTCAAAAATGTGGTTTGGCAGCAATTGGTAATGTATTTTTAGGTCCGGAGGCCTATCTTAATAACAAAGACTTATTTGCCTCATATGAGCAGGTTTTCTTTATCCTGGGTACGCATCCCCACGATGCCAAAGTATTTAATAATGATACGATAAATAAAATTGAACAGATTATTAATCAGGACAGTAAAATAAAGGCTGTAGGGGAAATCGGGTTGGATTTTTATTATGATTTTAGCCCAAGAGAAGCTCAAGTAAAAGCATTTCAGGAACAACTAGAACTGGCAAGGGAACTGGATTTACCCGTTGTTATTCACTCAAGAGAGGCAGAAAAAGAAACTGTGACAATTTTACTCGATATGGGGTTTAAAGATAAAAAAGTATTATGGCACTGTTTTGGAAAAGGAAAGGATTTAGCAGAAGAACTCCTAGGCTTTGGCTGGACCTTGTCCATTCCTGGAACAGTAACCTACAGAAAGAATCATCAACTTCAGGAAGCAGTGCAATATATACCCTTAACAAGCATGGTTTTGGAAACTGACTGTCCTTTTTTAACACCAGAACCTTATCGTGGAAAACGCAATGAACCGGCATTAATTGGTTTTACTGCCCAAAAAATTGCTCAAATTAAGAAAATTTCTACCTCTGATGTATGGATAACCACCGCTCGCACATGTCAAAAATTCTTTAACCTCTAA
- the gyrB gene encoding DNA topoisomerase (ATP-hydrolyzing) subunit B gives MSNEYTAASIKILEGLSAVRKRPAMYIGSTDQRGLHHLVYEVVDNSIDEAMAGFCDHVKVTLHLDNSVTISDNGRGIPVDIHPKEKRPAVEVVMTVLHAGGKFDDATYKVSGGLHGVGVSVVNALSEYLEVTIRRNGKKYFQRYEQGIPVCQLKEIGSTEKTGTTIKFRPDEEIFEDVNFNYETLAKRFEELAYLNKGLKIEFFDERSGNKDVFKYDGGLISFINKINAGNGIHKVIHGQGEVKNVSIEFVLQYKAGYKENIYSFANNIKTIEGGTHLVGFRSALTRAINNYIQNADLPRKLKQKLTGDDVREGLSAIISVKVPDPQFEGQTKTKLGNSEVSGYVSALVYETLSKFFGENPKDARLIIEKVVDAARAREAARKARELVRRKGALSDNSLPGKLADCQSKDPAECEVFIVEGDSAGGSAKQGRDPKFQAILPLRGKILNVEKTRFDKILENKEIRALITAMGAGVGEDGVDLEKLRYHKIVIMTDADVDGAHIRTLLLTFFFRQYQSLIENGYLYIAQPPLFRIHKGNFEKYITDEKELNEFLLSRISDEVQIKTQDENIYTGKELIKFLEDILILKNKFLETENIGISMDMFLNLLMFEQKLSPAYFEYMDYSPFKDYILRNGYDFDMIVEDNDEEKRMYLKFIDQNGHQVKLGVEFFNSKLYKLSYDIFSRIKKQSPNFDFEVIHKDSSEHIHGLFELGDYVLSLANKGINIQRYKGLGEMNPEQLWETTMNPEKRKLLQVTIADAEEADELFSKLMGDKVEPRREFIERNALVVSDLDI, from the coding sequence ATGAGTAACGAGTATACCGCAGCAAGTATTAAAATTTTAGAAGGTCTTTCTGCTGTTCGCAAAAGGCCTGCGATGTATATTGGCAGTACTGATCAAAGAGGTCTCCATCATCTTGTATATGAAGTTGTTGATAATAGTATTGATGAGGCTATGGCAGGGTTCTGTGACCATGTTAAGGTCACTTTGCACTTGGATAATAGTGTTACTATATCAGATAATGGGCGTGGAATACCTGTTGATATTCATCCTAAGGAAAAAAGACCTGCCGTAGAGGTTGTTATGACAGTCCTTCATGCAGGAGGTAAATTCGATGATGCTACTTATAAAGTCTCAGGTGGTTTGCATGGTGTTGGTGTTTCAGTAGTTAATGCCCTTTCTGAATATTTGGAAGTAACTATTAGAAGAAATGGAAAAAAATATTTTCAAAGATATGAGCAAGGTATACCTGTCTGTCAGCTAAAAGAGATTGGTAGTACTGAAAAAACAGGAACTACCATTAAATTCAGGCCAGACGAAGAGATATTTGAAGATGTTAATTTTAATTATGAGACCTTAGCCAAAAGATTTGAAGAATTAGCCTACTTAAATAAAGGTTTAAAAATAGAATTTTTTGACGAAAGATCTGGTAATAAGGATGTTTTTAAGTATGACGGTGGGCTAATTTCATTTATTAATAAAATAAATGCTGGAAATGGAATCCATAAAGTTATTCATGGTCAAGGAGAAGTTAAAAATGTGAGCATTGAGTTTGTACTGCAATATAAGGCAGGATATAAGGAAAATATTTATTCTTTTGCTAATAATATTAAAACAATAGAGGGTGGAACTCATTTGGTTGGCTTCAGATCTGCCCTCACAAGGGCCATAAATAATTATATTCAAAACGCTGATTTACCAAGGAAGTTGAAGCAAAAGTTAACTGGTGATGATGTGCGCGAAGGCCTGAGCGCGATAATCAGCGTGAAAGTTCCTGATCCCCAGTTTGAAGGACAGACTAAAACCAAACTAGGAAACAGCGAAGTATCGGGGTATGTTTCTGCTTTGGTCTATGAAACTTTAAGTAAATTTTTTGGAGAAAATCCCAAAGATGCTCGATTGATTATAGAGAAGGTTGTTGATGCAGCCAGAGCCCGTGAAGCAGCGAGAAAGGCGCGCGAGCTAGTGCGTCGAAAAGGAGCTCTTTCTGACAATTCCTTACCCGGAAAACTAGCTGACTGTCAGAGTAAAGACCCCGCTGAATGCGAAGTTTTTATTGTTGAGGGAGATTCAGCTGGTGGCTCTGCTAAGCAAGGCCGTGATCCAAAGTTTCAGGCCATCCTGCCTCTGCGTGGTAAAATTTTAAATGTGGAAAAAACAAGATTTGATAAAATTTTGGAGAATAAAGAAATAAGAGCGTTAATTACAGCTATGGGGGCGGGAGTTGGTGAGGACGGTGTTGACTTGGAAAAATTGAGATACCATAAAATAGTGATTATGACTGATGCTGATGTTGATGGTGCCCACATTAGAACACTTTTACTCACATTCTTTTTTCGACAATATCAGAGTCTTATTGAAAATGGATATTTATATATTGCTCAACCACCACTATTTAGAATACATAAAGGAAATTTTGAAAAGTATATTACAGATGAGAAGGAACTAAACGAATTTTTACTATCAAGGATATCAGATGAAGTTCAGATTAAGACACAGGATGAAAATATATATACAGGCAAAGAATTGATTAAATTTTTAGAAGATATTTTAATTTTAAAAAATAAATTTTTAGAGACAGAAAATATTGGTATTAGTATGGATATGTTTCTAAATTTACTTATGTTTGAACAAAAGCTGAGTCCTGCATATTTTGAATATATGGATTATAGTCCGTTTAAGGATTATATTTTAAGAAATGGATATGATTTTGATATGATTGTAGAGGATAATGATGAAGAAAAAAGAATGTATTTAAAATTTATTGATCAAAATGGTCATCAGGTAAAATTAGGTGTAGAGTTTTTTAATTCTAAATTATATAAATTAAGTTATGATATATTTTCCAGAATAAAAAAGCAGAGTCCTAACTTTGACTTTGAAGTGATCCATAAAGATAGTTCCGAACATATTCACGGTCTGTTTGAACTGGGAGATTATGTATTATCTCTGGCCAATAAAGGAATAAATATTCAACGCTATAAAGGTCTCGGTGAAATGAACCCCGAGCAACTATGGGAAACGACCATGAATCCGGAAAAGAGAAAACTTTTACAGGTAACCATAGCCGATGCCGAGGAAGCTGATGAATTGTTTTCAAAACTTATGGGCGATAAAGTTGAGCCTAGACGAGAGTTTATTGAACGCAATGCCCTGGTTGTCAGTGATTTGGATATCTAA